The Rhodobacter sp. 24-YEA-8 DNA segment CGGCGGTCTCTGATGGCGAATCCCGCCCGACGGCCATGTCAGAGCCACCGGTTTCAACCTCCCTCCCCGGCATCGCAACAGCGCTGATCCGCAGCGCACGATAGCCATTTTGCTGCCCGAGACGCGCCGCCGCCACCGCCCGCCCGTCAATCCCATGCAGGCTGATCTTCGCGATACTGGCATCGTTCAGTGCCAGAAACTGCCCCGGCTCCAGCTGCATCACTTCATTGAGCGTCAGCATCCGCCGCCCCAGCACGGCCTGCAATTCGCATTCTGTCTGCCCCAGATCCGCAGCAAATCCCTCAGACCCCGGCGTATTGGCAGAGGCCTCGGCGACCGGGGCCCCGGTCAGCGGCAAAGCGAGCAATATCTCACCGCTGCGCCTGCCATCCGCCAGCGAAAGCACGGCACTCATCAGATGATAGGGCTGATCATCGAGCAAAAGCCCGATGCTGCGGGCGTCATCGAGCTGTGATGCAAAACGGAGCCCGGCCTCCACCCGTCGGTCCGGCAGATCGCGGACCAGGAAGTCGAATCGTGCCAGCGCCCGGTCAAGCACCGGCGAGATCATCGCGGCATCAGTCCGGGTCGGACGCCGCGCCCCCGGCGGACCCGCGCCGATACGACCGATCGTCTGCATCTCGATCAGCGAGGCCGTGAGATCAGGCGACAGCGCCGCCACCCCCATCGCGCCACCCGGCCCGTCCAGCAGCGCAATCAG contains these protein-coding regions:
- a CDS encoding flagellar motor switch protein FliM, giving the protein MSEILRRKLRPAHEEQARPHALVDQAWRLALARALREGAGLPAETTTLTSRPCDLAELPELPAERALIALLDGPGGAMGVAALSPDLTASLIEMQTIGRIGAGPPGARRPTRTDAAMISPVLDRALARFDFLVRDLPDRRVEAGLRFASQLDDARSIGLLLDDQPYHLMSAVLSLADGRRSGEILLALPLTGAPVAEASANTPGSEGFAADLGQTECELQAVLGRRMLTLNEVMQLEPGQFLALNDASIAKISLHGIDGRAVAAARLGQQNGYRALRISAVAMPGREVETGGSDMAVGRDSPSETAVGSLDFPAGFPMEQGPAPDPGFGPDTGLGEGFDIRVPA